One Paenibacillus sp. SYP-B4298 genomic window, CCGCTCAAGCTCTTGATGCCCTCAATCACAGTCGGCACATAAGCATCAATGTCGAATTTGTCCTGCTGAATGAGCGGGTCCAGATCCTTCATGTTATTCTCCTGAATGAGTCGAGCCATAACATCCGGGGAGTCAGCTATGACAACATCCACCGGATTGTCTCCGGTAATCAGCTTCAGGAACTCCTCGTATGGATCAGGCTGCTCCTCCTGCTCGTCGGTTCCCCTGTTATACATCTTATTGTAATCCGTAGCGTATTCAATCTTAAGTTCTATATCTCCGTTCAGCACCTCGAACGTATCTGTATATTGCTGGCGGAAGTAGGATTCATTATCCTTGCTGCCGTACATAACTCCAATTCGGAGCACTCTCTTCTCGGTGCTGGTCTCCCCGCTTCCTTTGGTGCATGCTGCCAGCATAGAGGCTGTCAGTACAAAACACATCCCCGTTACAATCGTTTTACGCCACTTCATTTTGTTTCCCCCTCTAATGGTTTCGGTGCGGATATAATGATCTTCTCACCGTCAAATTCTAGCGACGCCTTGTCTGTAATATCGAGCGCCTGCAAATAATCCTTCGGAATCTGCATCCTGCCGACCCGGTCGACAACAACATACTCCTCATGCACCTGCTGCAGCGCACCCATGCCGTGTGCATCGGCAGCATGGTCCAGGTTCGGATTACGCTTGATGAACTCTGTGCTCGTCAGACCGTCGCGGATAGCAACCACCCGGTCTACCTTGCCAGCCAGCGACAGGTCATGCGTCACGATTACGATTGTAATGCCAAGCTCGGAGTTGAACTTGCGAAAAATGTCCATAATCATATCGGAGGTGCGGCTATCGACTGAGCCTGTCGGCTCATCAGCCAACAGCAGCTCCGGCTTGTTAGCCAGAGAGATCGCAATGGCTACGCGCTGCTGCTCCCCACCGGAGAGCTGATGCAGCTTGTTCTTCATCCGCTCCTTGAGCCCGACCCACTCCAGCAGTTGCTTGGCATAGGGCCGATCGAGCTTGCCGGCAAGAATCATCGGCATCTCCACATTTTCCAGCGCAGTCAGATACGGCAGCAGGTTGCGGGCATTGTTCTGCCAGATGAAGCCGACGGTATCGCGCTTGTAGTGAACCAGATTGTCGTCGGTGATCTTGAGCAGATCCCACTTGCCGACGCGAACGGAACCGGCCGAGGGGCGGTCAAGCCCCCCCAGCGTATTAAGCAACGTTGATTTGCCGCTGCCGCTGTTGCCGATAATTGCCATCATCTCGCCCTTGCGAACGGACAGATTCAAGCCCTGGAGCGCGACTACCTCGAGATCATCGGACTTGTAGATTTTAACTAGGCCTTCACATTCGATCACGCGCTTACCGCTCCTCTCCCATTTTCACTGCCTGGTGGACACGCAGTCTGCGGATATGCAGGAACAGCATGGTCGCCCCGGTCAGCATCATAAAGGCTACAATATAATAAATCTGCATTGTATCCCTCATATCGAATACAATTCGGAACGGCGGCACTGAGGTCGCCACATTATCCGCCGTCTGCAGGAAGGGCAGGAACAGCACGCTGGCGATACGTCCGATCAAGATGCCCAAACCGATCGACAAGCCGGCTGTGAATACCTGCTCCAGCAGCAGCATCCCGGTCAGTTGCCGCTTGGATA contains:
- a CDS encoding ABC transporter ATP-binding protein, with amino-acid sequence MIECEGLVKIYKSDDLEVVALQGLNLSVRKGEMMAIIGNSGSGKSTLLNTLGGLDRPSAGSVRVGKWDLLKITDDNLVHYKRDTVGFIWQNNARNLLPYLTALENVEMPMILAGKLDRPYAKQLLEWVGLKERMKNKLHQLSGGEQQRVAIAISLANKPELLLADEPTGSVDSRTSDMIMDIFRKFNSELGITIVIVTHDLSLAGKVDRVVAIRDGLTSTEFIKRNPNLDHAADAHGMGALQQVHEEYVVVDRVGRMQIPKDYLQALDITDKASLEFDGEKIIISAPKPLEGETK